The Arachis ipaensis cultivar K30076 chromosome B07, Araip1.1, whole genome shotgun sequence genomic interval ACACCTCTTCCTTAGAGCAGAAGAGTATGGTATCATCTGCGAATTACAGGTGAGTCAACTCAATATTGTCCCTCCCAACCATCAGAAGAGCAATCTTACCATGTCTAACTGCCTCTCCTACCATCCTATAGAGGACATCAACAAATAAGAACAAATGGGAATGGAGAAAGAAGATCGCCTTGTCTTAAGTCTCATTCCATCTTAAAAGCCTAGATGGCAAACCATTTATTAGAATCGACATAGATGTCGTGCATACACATTCCTTGATCCACCCTCTCTATTTTTGGCTAAATCCCATCTTCTGAAGTATAATATCCACAAAGCTCCACTTTAATCTATCATAGGCTttttggaagtccaacttaattatcGCCGAGCTCTTCTTTTTCGTCTTCAGCCACTACACAGTTTCACATGCAATCAAAGCCCCGTCATGGATCTTCCTTTCCTTCACAAAAGCACTCTGAGTCTTCCCAACTAATTCTGGCATTACCCTCCTCATTCTCCGAACTAACACCTTCGATATGACCTTATTCACATATCCTACCATGATAATCGGCCGAAGATCCTTAATCTCCTTAGCTCCAACAAACTTTGGAGCCAGAGCCACCTATGTACATTAGAATCTCTTGGTAGTTTAGCAAATTGAAAGAAATCCATGACAACTGTAGTAAATTCTGATCCAATATCTCCCCAATACTTCTTAATAAAGTTTATATTGTACCCATCACAACCAGGAGTCTTAGACGACTCAAAATCCTATGCTACATCCTTTATCTCTTCAATTGATGGTATCCTTTTCAATTCTACAGACTTCTCTTCCTGAATCTGATTAACTAGTCCATCATGAAAATCTATCAACAACGACACTTTCTGATGTTTTGGAGCTTAGTTTCGTgggtcgagtctggagcttgatGTCTGTATTTTAGAACTTTGATCTTATCTACTTTTCTATGTTGACCCGATTGAGAGTGATGCACTTTTCTGTTggtgtttcatttaatttttctttcaaggCTCGTAGTTAAACTATTCTTCGTATATATCTATTTACgtattttgttttagaggtcgtggCACCTCACCACCTTTGATTTATGCCCTAGGTgtactctgtgtggtagggtgttacatatctTAAAGGTGTTTTGGATGGATCTAGATGGTGCTCCATTTCGAGAGTTTGGACTTTGGATCATAAGCCATGCTTGATGCTTCCAAATGTTATAATTGTTGCTGTCTTGCTAAAATAATCATTTAGCCTAAATTTATTTGTTGCTGAAAATCATCATTGAattgaattttttattaattgaaccttgaatttgttgctATCTTGCTGAATGATcacttaattgattttttttgttgctgaaaattatCACTGAGTTGAGTTTGTTACTAATTGAACCTTGAATTTTTTGCTGTCTTGCTGAATAATCACTTAGTGTATGTTTGgttggaaggaaagaaatagagagaaaagaaatagaaaggaaagaaatgaatgaaaagaaattaagtgaatttttattttttttagatgtgtttggatggaaaaaaaataagaaggaaagaaatgttataaaaagacaATTTTATCCTTATATTATAAAAGATATTGAAAAAAGTAAAAGAGTAATATTGGAAGTAGAGAGAGAATtaattttctctctattttttttcaatgttgaagaggaaaaaaatttttctttctctctcatttCTCTCTTCAACCAAACAATGGAAAATAATCATTTTTCTTCCCATTTTCTTTCCTCCTTTTTCTTTCGTTTCATTTTCCCTTCAAACAAACATAgccttaattatttttttattgaaaatcatCACTGAGTTGAATTTGTTACTAATTATCATCACCAAATCTTGAAATAATCACTTAGCTAAATTTTTTTATTGCTGAAAATTATCATTAGTAAAATTTGTTATTAAAAATTATCAATAAGATGAATTTGTTGCTATAAGAATAAATTTAAATTTGGTTTTTGGTTAGTTTGTTAATTATCAATTTAttgatttgttttttttttttgttcatttaaattgagaaggtattttatactagtaactaatttattatctatttttgtattattagttATGTCTAAGAATTGATATTTGCTTGTTATTAAGATGTTTGTGAAGACatgcattttaatttttgataATCAAGTGAACCAATGAACCATTGGTTGAACTAGTGATTCATTCGTAAGACCAGTTCAGTTGTGATAAatgtgttttatttatttttgagtaagctaccatttctagccacaaaaaaaaaattatagttgTACTCATAAAATATAGGTTTCGTATGACAAAATTAACCAAATACTAAAAAATCACCTAAAAATTCCAAGTTACTTTTTTCCTAACCTTAATCTCAATACTTGTCTTCCAAATCTCACTCCTTCCTTTATTCTTTTTATGGATTTCACCAACTCCTTCACTAACACCACCATCGCTACCGCCACCAACCGTCACCTCTTTCACCAACACCACCATTACTATCGCCACCAACCGTGAGTCTCACCTTCCTCCTTCTCCACTGTCACAACAACGACAGCGATGCAATGGCAAAGCAGCACCTGTTTCACTtgacctttttctttttcatcttgtGCAATCATCTTCTTTTTCTAAATCCACCACCTCTTAAAAACCTTCAATCACCACTACTCCACCGTTAATCTTGAAAGTAACAATGATGACTATGAGTACAGATATTACAGTCACGCTAAAGAGAGATTACAAAGTAGTAGAGATAGAACACAAACCAGAAATTATAAAAAGAGAGGATAGAGAGAGAAGCTTAGGTGCATCAGTAGAGAGAGACTCATAATAAAGTGGGACGCCGAGTGAAATTATGTAAGAATTCATGTGTCATAGACTAAGAGTGTTCTCACTCGCATAGAGCATAAACACAACTTTGGTGATGGTAGTGGTGGTGTTGTTGTGACAGTAAAGAAAGAGGAAGGTGAGACGGATAGTTAGTGGCAGCGGTGGTGGTAATAGTGTTAAGGATAAAACTTAAAAGTAATgaaattcatgaaaaaaaaaagatattaaatGTTGAGGTTTGAAAGAAGGGTGTTGAGATTAGGATTAGAAAAAtgataatttgaaatttttaggtaattttttagtATGTGGATAATTTTATGGGCAATTCACCTCATTAAACCAAATGCATATCAATATTAACTGAATGTCTCAAATCAAAAAATGCAACGTAAAAGTCCCAAAGCACATTTCTATATAAATCTGAATTGATTAAATTCGATTTATTAAAACACGAAGTAAATCGATTCTAATAGATTCGAATTAGGTGAAAAATGTTGGTGAACAAAAATCGAATCAAGTGGATTCGATTTAAGTGCATAGTTAAAATGGCAACAAATCGAATGAAAAAACGCCCAAGGTAATTCGAAACCAATTTGATTTGATGGTTTTGTAAATCGACGCCCATTGTTTTGATTTACTAGTTGTTTCCGTGTTCCATACTTTGATTTATATATTACTgacgttttttttattttatcactgTTTCACATACAATATTCATGAgtacactttttttttatttattatttcatcAAATTATATTGAATGTCCATCATTTAcatctttatattttatatataatattttcaTCAAATTGCATTATGAATTTATCATTAGCCAGTACTATGTATAAATcgatttattatgaatttttcatttttttcttatttttaatacTTTTGAGCAAGtatttaaaattaagttaaaaatataatttaaactttaaaataagttaaacaatatTTATACATAATTGCATAACGATTAATTTAGTATTTAGTAATTaatgtatatataatatttttactaaaaatatgagtactaataatacaaaaatatcaaaaaaatttaaaataaggagtacataaaatatcaaaaataaagAGTACACAGAACTCAAAAATTTTATGGTATGGAACTCATTTTTAATGAATATaactattattttctttttttcatgaGTAAATTTGTTAAAGTTTAATTCTCTTGTAGATAGAAatgatagtttttttttttatttatttttaaaaaaatcctaCCACTCCGCCGTGCCGTGTGCCCCGACTGCGTGCCTGTCGTCCGTTGTGGCTCCCCTGCGTCTGTCTGTGTCGTCCGAAGCTCTGCGTGCGGCCTCCTCTCCTCTGCGGCCAACCCTCCTCGCCCGGTAGCCTGCCTCTGCAATGGTGCTGCAATCCCAAGTCCCCAGTCCGCCCCTGACTTTGCGTCTGTTTCTGCAGTGAGTGCAGGTGAGCTTTCAATTTTTTCACTAAGCGAAATCATTTTCAGTCCCTGTCTGGTTTAAGatattagaatatcataattagggaacaaaattaggaaaatatcaaagaggattagaaaaaaaatcaatataattTATTAAGATATTATTCCATAACGAGCGTACTCTTAGTATATGCATTTGTTCTTGAGTAATTTTATATACTTGATTTGTTCAGTTTTAATGGAGGTTTGGATAATGGCGTTTAGGGGTTTTATGGCTTAAAGACAAGTTGAGACTAAACTAGGAAGTGAGGGTGGACAGTTGGGAAAAAGCAGAGacagaaagaagaagaaatgctGTTCATAATTGGATTAGGATTGGGAGATGAGAGAGACATAACGTTGAGGGGGTTGGAAGCAGTGAAGAGCTGCGAAAAGGTTTACATGGAATCCTACACTTCCCTCCTCTCATTTGGGCTCGACTCTCATGGCCTCTCCAACCTGGAAAAGCTGTATGGGAAAACTATAACTCTAGCAGACAGAGAGATGGTGGAAGAGAAAGCCCATCACATTCTTGAAGAAGCTCGCCACTCCCATGTTGCCTTCCTCGTTGTTGGGGACCCTTTTGGGGCCACGACCCACACTGACCTTGTTGTTAGAGCTAAGAAGATGGGGATTCATGTCCAGAGTGTGCACAATGCCTCTGTCATGAATGCTATTGGCATCTGCGGTCTCCAACTCTATCGCTATGGCGAAACTGTTTCCATTCCGTTCTTCACTGGCTCTTGGAGGCCCGATAGCTTCTATGAAAAGATTCACAGTAATCGAACCATGGGACTCCACACACTTTGCTTGTTAggtctcactcactcactcacctaCTCTCTTACTTTCTCTGCTATTTCTCTGTGTTGACAAATTCTACTTCGATTTTCAAATTCGATGGGTTCACTGCAGATATTCGTGTAAAGGAGCCCACCCTCGAATCTCTGGCAAGGttgggtttggtttggtttggtttactCAACTTCTTCCTCTTGGTTTTATTCATTattgatgcattttttttttcagaggAAGAAAAACCTATGAACCCCCCAGATATATGACCATAAACACAGCCATTGAGCAGCTCTTGGAGGTTGTGCAAGAGCGCCAACAACCTGGTCAGTTCGAAATTCTCCTCAATCATAAATGCTATGCTTCTTCATTGGACTATAATTAATTCTTTGGCATGCTAAAatgtttttgattgattttgatatGTTGTTACGTGCTGGTTAAGAACAAATCTTCTTTACTATCATAGTTGTAGAATTCCCT includes:
- the LOC107609938 gene encoding probable diphthine methyl ester synthase; the encoded protein is MLFIIGLGLGDERDITLRGLEAVKSCEKVYMESYTSLLSFGLDSHGLSNLEKLYGKTITLADREMVEEKAHHILEEARHSHVAFLVVGDPFGATTHTDLVVRAKKMGIHVQSVHNASVMNAIGICGLQLYRYGETVSIPFFTGSWRPDSFYEKIHSNRTMGLHTLCLLDIRVKEPTLESLARGRKTYEPPRYMTINTAIEQLLEVVQERQQPAYTEDTQCVGFARLGSDDQMIIAGTMKQLQMVDFGAPLHCLVITGNTHPLEEEMLEFYRCRT